The Candidatus Methylomirabilota bacterium genome includes a region encoding these proteins:
- a CDS encoding DUF2281 domain-containing protein — MTTTETIVQRLKSLPASAQREVLDFVEFLQSRRQEHTVRKDEVAWSAFSLDSAIRGMEEEETPYTLADIREAFR, encoded by the coding sequence ATGACAACAACTGAGACCATTGTCCAACGCCTGAAGTCGCTGCCTGCATCTGCTCAGCGGGAAGTGCTGGATTTCGTAGAGTTTCTCCAATCTCGCCGACAGGAACACACTGTACGGAAGGACGAAGTCGCGTGGTCGGCGTTTTCCCTGGACTCGGCCATAAGGGGGATGGAGGAGGAAGAAACGCCGTACACTCTCGCTGATATCAGGGAAGCCTTTCGATGA
- a CDS encoding clan AA aspartic protease — MITGVVNAHREATIRLPLQAADGQDQEIEAILDTGFNGSLTLPPAVIAALGLPWRTRGLVILANGTEDQCDIFAAAILWDGVPRNILVEAAETDPLVGMALLYGHDVRMHVVEGGSVTIQVLP; from the coding sequence ATGATCACCGGCGTGGTGAACGCGCATCGTGAAGCGACGATCCGCCTGCCCCTGCAAGCAGCCGATGGGCAGGACCAGGAGATCGAGGCAATTCTCGATACGGGGTTTAATGGTTCTCTGACGCTCCCTCCTGCCGTCATCGCTGCTCTTGGACTGCCGTGGCGGACCCGTGGCCTCGTGATCCTTGCCAACGGCACCGAAGACCAATGCGATATCTTTGCGGCAGCCATCCTATGGGATGGGGTACCGCGAAATATTCTGGTCGAAGCCGCCGAGACAGACCCGCTCGTGGGTATGGCTTTGCTCTACGGTCATGACGTGCGCATGCACGTGGTGGAGGGTGGCAGTGTCACCATTCAAGTACTGCCATAA